A single window of Oreochromis aureus strain Israel breed Guangdong linkage group 7, ZZ_aureus, whole genome shotgun sequence DNA harbors:
- the LOC116326274 gene encoding leucine-rich repeat-containing protein 10B, with protein MGNSSRKGGGEEEEEEGGKDGEEAEFSEKEKEVVQEVEEELPLGVEELLESGDPVLDLSYRKFKRLPSRVCDLMHLEKLYVCGNSLRTLPDSISQLQGLRILALDFNKIEDVPLAVCDLTNLTRLYLGSNRLMSFPPELSNLQNLRCLWMESNYFQRFPRVLYDLPNLKSLQMGDNRLKTLPPDLWRMEALRGLWLYGNRFDTFPKVLLRMKSLEILDLDRNKISEIPSLKRLRALRLFSYDHNPVEEPPIVGEDVFLVGEGAAEFLEVREARKERRRKAAEKEAEELALAGEEPVIHGILKNSSSKQAPNEAAVTIEDTDVKEEEPLVKEEEVEDEVEEEEGGYVEPPVNEYGGTELEYDEEAVEYETEELICEGEGFEFEGEELEYERAEMDYEDVEELDDTGRQDEGA; from the coding sequence ATGGGCAACTCCTCcaggaagggagggggagaagaagaggaggaagaggggggGAAGGATGGCGAAGAGGCAGAATTTTCCGAGAAGGAGAAGGAAGTAGTGCAGGAAGTAGAGGAGGAACTTCCGCTTGGAGTGGAGGAGTTGCTGGAGAGTGGGGACCCCGTGTTGGACTTGAGCTACCGTAAATTTAAGCGTTTGCCTTCACGTGTTTGTGATCTGATGCATCTGGAGAAGCTTTATGTTTGTGGAAACAGCCTGCGCACCCTGCCCGACAGCATCTCCCAGCTGCAGGGTCTGCGGATACTTGCCCTCGACTTCAACAAAATAGAAGATGTTCCTCTGGCCGTCTGCGACCTCACTAACCTCACCCGCCTCTATCTGGGCAGCAACCGCCTAATGAGCTTTCCACCTGAGCTGAGCAACCTGCAGAATCTGCGGTGCTTGTGGATGGAGAGCAACTACTTCCAGAGATTCCCACGGGTGCTCTATGACTTACCCAACCTCAAGTCCCTCCAGATGGGGGACAACCGCCTGAAGACTCTGCCTCCTGACTTGTGGCGCATGGAGGCTCTGAGGGGATTGTGGCTCTACGGAAACCGCTTTGACACCTTCCCAAAAGTCCTGCTTCGAATGAAGTCCTTGGAGATCTTAGACCTGGACCGCAACAAGATATCAGAAATTCCCAGCCTGAAGCGTCTCAGAGCCCTGCGCCTTTTCTCCTATGACCACAACCCAGTCGAGGAACCTCCTATAGTGGGTGAAGACGTCTTCTTGGTTGGGGAGGGAGCTGCAGAGTTTTTGGAGGTGCGTGAGGCCAGGAAGGAGAGACGACGAAAGGCCGCAGAGAAAGAGGCAGAAGAGCTGGCACTGGCAGGAGAGGAGCCGGTGATTCATGGCATCCTCAAGAACAGCAGCTCAAAGCAAGCGCCAAATGAAGCTGCAGTGACCATAGAGGACACAGATGTTAAAGAGGAAGAGCCTCTGGTGAAGGAGGAAGAAGTGGAGGACGAagtggaggaagaggaaggagggTATGTGGAGCCTCCGGTAAACGAGTATGGCGGGACTGAGCTCGAATATGACGAAGAGGCGGTCGAATATGAGACAGAGGAGCTGATATGTGAGGGAGAAGGGTTTGAGTTTGAGGGAGAGGAGCTGGAGTATGAGAGGGCTGAGATGGACTATGAGGATGTGGAGGAGCTGGATGACACAGGGAGACAAGATGAAGGGGCGTGA
- the LOC116326238 gene encoding acyl-CoA Delta-4 desaturase-like, with translation MGGGSQQTVPGEPDSGKAKGVYTWEEVQSHCSRNDQWLVIDRKVYNITQWAKRHPGGFQVISYYAGEDATEAFTAFHPDPKFVQKFLKPLLIGELATTEPSQDRDKNAAIVQDFETLRAQVEKRGLFRAQPLFFFLHLSHILLLEALGWLTVWMWGTGWIQTLVCSVFLATAQAQAGWLQHDFGHLSVFKKSSWNHLAHKFVIGHLKGASSNWWNHRHFRHHAKPNIFIKDPDINTLHLFVLGRTQPVEYGIKKIKHMPYNRQHHYFFLVGPPLIIPVFFNIHVMQTMVSRRDWVDLAWFISFYLRFFSCYLPLYGLVGSLVLISIVRFLESHWFVWVTQMNHIPMDIDHEKHRDWVTMQLQSTCNIEQSFFNDWFSGHLNFQIEHHLFPMMPRHNYHLVAPQVRALCEKHGIPYQEKTLWRGFADIVTSLKTSGDLWLDAYLHK, from the exons ATGGGAGGTGGAAGCCAGCAGACGGTGCCGGGAGAGCCGGACAGCGGGAAAGCTAAAGGTGTTTACACCTGGGAGGAGGTGCAGAGCCACTGCAGCAGGAATGATCAGTGGCTGGTCATCGATCGAAAGGTTTACAACATCACTCAGTGGGCCAAAAGGCATCCAGGAGGGTTTCAAGTCATCAGCTACTATGCTGGAGAGGATGCCACG gagGCATTCACTGCTTTTCATCCTGATCCTAAGTTTGTGCAAAAGTTTCTGAAGCCGCTGCTGATCGGAGAGTTGGCAACGACAGAGCCGAGCCAGGACCGGGACAAAAAT GCAGCCATCGTGCAGGATTTCGAAACATTACGAGCTCAGGTGGAGAAAAGGGGTCTGTTTCGAGCTCagcctttgtttttcttcctccacCTCAGTCACATCCTGCTGCTAGAAGCCCTCGGATGGCTGACCGTCTGGATGTGGGGCACAGGCTGGATACAAACACTTGTGTGCTCTGTGTTTCTCGCAACCGCTCAG GCACAGGCTGGATGGCTGCAGCATGACTTTGGTCACCTGTCTGTCTTTAAAAAGTCCAGCTGGAATCACCTCGCCCACAAGTTTGTCATTGGTCATTTAAAG ggaGCTTCTTCCAACTGGTGGAATCACCGACATTTCAGGCATCACGCTAAACCCAACATTTTCATTAAGGACCCAGATATCAACACGTTGCACCTCTTCGTACTTGGCCGAACTCAACCAGTGGAA TACGGGATAAAGAAGATCAAACACATGCCTTACAATCGTCAGCACCATTACTTCTTTCTCG tgGGACCACCGCTGATCATTCCagttttcttcaacattcatgTAATGCAGACCATGGTATCCCGGCGTGACTGGGTG GATCTGGCTTGGTTCATCTCATTCTACCTTCGCTTCTTCTCCTGTTATTTACCCCTGTATGGCCTGGTTGGCTCATTGGTGCTCATAAGCATAGTCAG GTTTTTGGAGAGTCACTGGTTTGTGTGGGTGACTCAGATGAATCACATACCGATGGACATCGATCATGAAAAGCACAGGGACTGGGTGACCATGCAG TTACAATCCACCTGTAATATCGAGCAGTCCTTCTTCAACGACTGGTTCAGTGGACACCTCAACTTTCAAATCGAGCACCA ctTGTTTCCAATGATGCCGCGGCACAACTACCACCTGGTGGCCCCGCAGGTCCGTGCGCTCTGCGAGAAACACGGGATTCCTTACCAGGAGAAAACTTTGTGGCGAGGCTTCGCTGATATTGTCAC GTCACTGAAAACCTCAGGGGACCTCTGGCTGGATGCATATCTCCATAAATGA